Proteins encoded in a region of the Podarcis muralis chromosome 2, rPodMur119.hap1.1, whole genome shotgun sequence genome:
- the CRELD1 gene encoding protein disulfide isomerase CRELD1 isoform X2: MALPWKKMASAWLPLLLLLLGVPRGSPSQQEPCQTCRDLASNFNKGLERTQRENFGGGNTAWEEEKLAKYANSETRLLEVLEGVCATSDFACHQLLEQGEDHVEHWWFHEQQQHPDFFQWLCMDALKLCCPPGTYGPDCHTCPGGAQKPCSGYGQCDGDGTRRGTGLCMCQTGYGGPFCSECGDGYYEASRNDSHLVCAECYRACGRCSGPEDSSCLRCKRGWMLHDRRCIDIDECGTDMAHCRANQFCVNTEGSYECRDCAKACIGCMGAGPSRCKKCNKGYRRDGVKCLDVDECAEDMEEPVCTGANEACENTEGSYRCVCAEGHVRKEGICVEDKPPDAPEKGFFDDITDDEVVVLQQMFFGAIICALATLAAKGDMVFTAIFIGAVAAMAGYWLSERSDRVLDGFIKGR, encoded by the exons ATGGCTTTGCCCTGGAAGAAGATGGCGTCTGCGTGGCTCCCGCTTCTCTTGCTGCTCCTCGGGGTTCCAAGGGGGAGCCCTTCGCAGCAAGAGCCCTGCCAGACGTGCCGCGACCTGGCCAGCAACTTCAATAAG GGTCTGGAGCGGACACAGCGAGAGAACTTCGGGGGCGGGAACACGGCCTGGGAAGAAGAGAAGCTTGCAAAATATGCAAACAG TGAGACCCGCCTGCTGGAAGTCTTGGAGGGTGTGTGCGCCACATCAGACTTCGCATGCCACCAGCTGCTGGAGCAGGGAGAAGACCACGTGGAGCATTGGTGGTTCCATGA GCAACAACAGCACCCTGACTTTTTCCAGTGGCTCTGCATGGATGCGCTGAAACTCTGCTGCCCTCCCGGCACTTACGGCCCTGACTGCCACA CCTGCCCTGGGGGTGCCCAGAAGCCTTGCAGCGGGTATGGGCAGTGTGACGGTGATGGCACACGCAGGGGCACCGGCCTGTGCATGTGCCAGACGGGTTACGGTGGCCCCTTCTGTTCCGAATGTGGAGATGGCTACTACGAAGCTTCTCGCAACGACAGCCACCTGGTATGTGCGG AGTGCTACCGGGCCTGCGGACGCTGTTCAGGCCCCGAAGATTCAAGCTGCCTTCGCTGCAAGAGGGGCTGGATGCTACATGACCGAAGGTGCATTG ACATAGATGAATGTGGCACAGACATGGCGCACTGCCGGGCCAACCAGTTTTGCGTCAACACCGAGGGGTCCTACGAGTGCCGAG ATTGTGCCAAGGCCTGCATTGGCTGCATGGGTGCCGGGCCTTCCCGCTGCAAGAAATGCAACAAGGGTTATCGGCGCGATGGTGTCAAGTGCCTTG atgtGGATGAATGTGCTGAGGACATGGAAGAACCCGTATGCACAGGCGCCAACGAGGCCTGTGAGAACACGGAAGGCAGCTACCGGTGTGTCTGCGCAGAGGGACATGTTCGCAAGGAGGGGATCTGTGTGGAAGACAAACCCCCAG ATGCTCCGGAGAAAGGATTCTTTGACGACATCACGGACGACGAGGTGGTTGTGCTGCAGCAGATGTTCTTCGGTGCCATCATCTGCGCGCTGGCCACCCTAGCTGCGAAAGGAGACATGGTCTTCACCGCCATTTTCATTGGTGCCGTGGCCGCTATGGCTGGCTACTGGCTGTCTGAGCGCAGTGACCGCGTGCTGGACGGCTTTATCAAAGGCAGATAG
- the CRELD1 gene encoding protein disulfide isomerase CRELD1 isoform X1: protein MPLAERRSRLADRGPLGRRRCTSPLLASVAASSPVRKSGRCSPPASPLPARAGSPEGRAGAREGSPVPALLKMALPWKKMASAWLPLLLLLLGVPRGSPSQQEPCQTCRDLASNFNKGLERTQRENFGGGNTAWEEEKLAKYANSETRLLEVLEGVCATSDFACHQLLEQGEDHVEHWWFHEQQQHPDFFQWLCMDALKLCCPPGTYGPDCHTCPGGAQKPCSGYGQCDGDGTRRGTGLCMCQTGYGGPFCSECGDGYYEASRNDSHLVCAECYRACGRCSGPEDSSCLRCKRGWMLHDRRCIDIDECGTDMAHCRANQFCVNTEGSYECRDCAKACIGCMGAGPSRCKKCNKGYRRDGVKCLDVDECAEDMEEPVCTGANEACENTEGSYRCVCAEGHVRKEGICVEDKPPDAPEKGFFDDITDDEVVVLQQMFFGAIICALATLAAKGDMVFTAIFIGAVAAMAGYWLSERSDRVLDGFIKGR from the exons ATGCCATTGGCGGAGAGGCGGTCCCGGCTTGCTGACCGAGGTCCATTGGGCAGGCGGAGGTGTACTTCCCCGCTCCTAGCCTCGGTTGCTGCAAGCAGCCCCGTGCGCAAAAGTGGGCGCTGCTCCCCGCCGGCCTCGCCCCTGCCGGCCCGCGCAGGCTCCCCGGAAGGGCGAGCGGGGGCGAGGGAAGGTAG cCCGGTCCCTGCCCTCCTGAAGATGGCTTTGCCCTGGAAGAAGATGGCGTCTGCGTGGCTCCCGCTTCTCTTGCTGCTCCTCGGGGTTCCAAGGGGGAGCCCTTCGCAGCAAGAGCCCTGCCAGACGTGCCGCGACCTGGCCAGCAACTTCAATAAG GGTCTGGAGCGGACACAGCGAGAGAACTTCGGGGGCGGGAACACGGCCTGGGAAGAAGAGAAGCTTGCAAAATATGCAAACAG TGAGACCCGCCTGCTGGAAGTCTTGGAGGGTGTGTGCGCCACATCAGACTTCGCATGCCACCAGCTGCTGGAGCAGGGAGAAGACCACGTGGAGCATTGGTGGTTCCATGA GCAACAACAGCACCCTGACTTTTTCCAGTGGCTCTGCATGGATGCGCTGAAACTCTGCTGCCCTCCCGGCACTTACGGCCCTGACTGCCACA CCTGCCCTGGGGGTGCCCAGAAGCCTTGCAGCGGGTATGGGCAGTGTGACGGTGATGGCACACGCAGGGGCACCGGCCTGTGCATGTGCCAGACGGGTTACGGTGGCCCCTTCTGTTCCGAATGTGGAGATGGCTACTACGAAGCTTCTCGCAACGACAGCCACCTGGTATGTGCGG AGTGCTACCGGGCCTGCGGACGCTGTTCAGGCCCCGAAGATTCAAGCTGCCTTCGCTGCAAGAGGGGCTGGATGCTACATGACCGAAGGTGCATTG ACATAGATGAATGTGGCACAGACATGGCGCACTGCCGGGCCAACCAGTTTTGCGTCAACACCGAGGGGTCCTACGAGTGCCGAG ATTGTGCCAAGGCCTGCATTGGCTGCATGGGTGCCGGGCCTTCCCGCTGCAAGAAATGCAACAAGGGTTATCGGCGCGATGGTGTCAAGTGCCTTG atgtGGATGAATGTGCTGAGGACATGGAAGAACCCGTATGCACAGGCGCCAACGAGGCCTGTGAGAACACGGAAGGCAGCTACCGGTGTGTCTGCGCAGAGGGACATGTTCGCAAGGAGGGGATCTGTGTGGAAGACAAACCCCCAG ATGCTCCGGAGAAAGGATTCTTTGACGACATCACGGACGACGAGGTGGTTGTGCTGCAGCAGATGTTCTTCGGTGCCATCATCTGCGCGCTGGCCACCCTAGCTGCGAAAGGAGACATGGTCTTCACCGCCATTTTCATTGGTGCCGTGGCCGCTATGGCTGGCTACTGGCTGTCTGAGCGCAGTGACCGCGTGCTGGACGGCTTTATCAAAGGCAGATAG
- the CRELD1 gene encoding protein disulfide isomerase CRELD1 isoform X3, giving the protein MPARLARRQDGCHVRWSSCPVPALLKMALPWKKMASAWLPLLLLLLGVPRGSPSQQEPCQTCRDLASNFNKGLERTQRENFGGGNTAWEEEKLAKYANSETRLLEVLEGVCATSDFACHQLLEQGEDHVEHWWFHEQQQHPDFFQWLCMDALKLCCPPGTYGPDCHTCPGGAQKPCSGYGQCDGDGTRRGTGLCMCQTGYGGPFCSECGDGYYEASRNDSHLVCAECYRACGRCSGPEDSSCLRCKRGWMLHDRRCIDIDECGTDMAHCRANQFCVNTEGSYECRDCAKACIGCMGAGPSRCKKCNKGYRRDGVKCLDVDECAEDMEEPVCTGANEACENTEGSYRCVCAEGHVRKEGICVEDKPPDAPEKGFFDDITDDEVVVLQQMFFGAIICALATLAAKGDMVFTAIFIGAVAAMAGYWLSERSDRVLDGFIKGR; this is encoded by the exons ATGCCTGCTCGGCTTGCGAGACGGCAAGATGGCTGTCACGTACGGTGGTCTTCCTG cCCGGTCCCTGCCCTCCTGAAGATGGCTTTGCCCTGGAAGAAGATGGCGTCTGCGTGGCTCCCGCTTCTCTTGCTGCTCCTCGGGGTTCCAAGGGGGAGCCCTTCGCAGCAAGAGCCCTGCCAGACGTGCCGCGACCTGGCCAGCAACTTCAATAAG GGTCTGGAGCGGACACAGCGAGAGAACTTCGGGGGCGGGAACACGGCCTGGGAAGAAGAGAAGCTTGCAAAATATGCAAACAG TGAGACCCGCCTGCTGGAAGTCTTGGAGGGTGTGTGCGCCACATCAGACTTCGCATGCCACCAGCTGCTGGAGCAGGGAGAAGACCACGTGGAGCATTGGTGGTTCCATGA GCAACAACAGCACCCTGACTTTTTCCAGTGGCTCTGCATGGATGCGCTGAAACTCTGCTGCCCTCCCGGCACTTACGGCCCTGACTGCCACA CCTGCCCTGGGGGTGCCCAGAAGCCTTGCAGCGGGTATGGGCAGTGTGACGGTGATGGCACACGCAGGGGCACCGGCCTGTGCATGTGCCAGACGGGTTACGGTGGCCCCTTCTGTTCCGAATGTGGAGATGGCTACTACGAAGCTTCTCGCAACGACAGCCACCTGGTATGTGCGG AGTGCTACCGGGCCTGCGGACGCTGTTCAGGCCCCGAAGATTCAAGCTGCCTTCGCTGCAAGAGGGGCTGGATGCTACATGACCGAAGGTGCATTG ACATAGATGAATGTGGCACAGACATGGCGCACTGCCGGGCCAACCAGTTTTGCGTCAACACCGAGGGGTCCTACGAGTGCCGAG ATTGTGCCAAGGCCTGCATTGGCTGCATGGGTGCCGGGCCTTCCCGCTGCAAGAAATGCAACAAGGGTTATCGGCGCGATGGTGTCAAGTGCCTTG atgtGGATGAATGTGCTGAGGACATGGAAGAACCCGTATGCACAGGCGCCAACGAGGCCTGTGAGAACACGGAAGGCAGCTACCGGTGTGTCTGCGCAGAGGGACATGTTCGCAAGGAGGGGATCTGTGTGGAAGACAAACCCCCAG ATGCTCCGGAGAAAGGATTCTTTGACGACATCACGGACGACGAGGTGGTTGTGCTGCAGCAGATGTTCTTCGGTGCCATCATCTGCGCGCTGGCCACCCTAGCTGCGAAAGGAGACATGGTCTTCACCGCCATTTTCATTGGTGCCGTGGCCGCTATGGCTGGCTACTGGCTGTCTGAGCGCAGTGACCGCGTGCTGGACGGCTTTATCAAAGGCAGATAG